A DNA window from Gemmatimonadaceae bacterium contains the following coding sequences:
- a CDS encoding c-type cytochrome, whose protein sequence is MQLSSTFQTAAVLLALTGVGVYRAQGTTRPNQQIHVTEIGTQPTYFVEHPDNIQPGLNLQGRLATLKNPYSGNPARIDEGAKLFVAYNCLDCHGAEGAGAMGPSLQDGRMHFGSTSGDIFQSIYEGRPDGMPSWGGRIGDDQIWRLVAYVETLSKGHSVSTENFTGKTIDRGGR, encoded by the coding sequence ATGCAACTCTCCTCGACATTCCAAACCGCCGCGGTACTCCTGGCACTAACCGGCGTCGGCGTGTATCGAGCCCAAGGGACGACACGGCCGAACCAACAGATCCATGTGACCGAGATCGGCACGCAGCCGACGTACTTCGTCGAGCATCCGGACAACATTCAGCCGGGGCTCAACCTCCAAGGCCGGCTCGCGACGCTCAAGAATCCGTACTCAGGCAATCCGGCCCGGATCGATGAGGGCGCCAAGCTGTTCGTGGCTTACAACTGCTTGGACTGCCACGGGGCCGAGGGCGCGGGGGCGATGGGGCCAAGCTTACAGGACGGACGCATGCACTTCGGAAGCACCTCCGGTGACATCTTTCAATCCATATATGAAGGGCGCCCGGACGGAATGCCGTCGTGGGGCGGGAGGATCGGCGACGACCAGATCTGGCGGCTCGTCGCCTACGTCGAAACGCTTTCCAAAGGCCACAGCGTCTCGACGG